In Vigna unguiculata cultivar IT97K-499-35 chromosome 3, ASM411807v1, whole genome shotgun sequence, a single genomic region encodes these proteins:
- the LOC114177717 gene encoding potassium transporter 7-like, with amino-acid sequence MANPKTKSSHSLGGEGDPESYESRWVFQEDDDPSEIEDFDAADLRHQPIFDSEDEDNGEHRLVRTGPRIDSFDVEALEVPGAQRNDYEDISVGKGILLAFQTLGVVFGDVGTSPLYTFSVMFRKAPINGNEDILGALSLVLYTLILIPLLKYVLVVLWANDDGEGGTFALYSLICRNAKVSLLPNQLRSDARISGFRLKVPSPELERSLKIKERLETSLTLKRILLLLVLAGISMVIANGVVTPAMSVLSSVNGLKVGVDAIKQDEVVMISVACLIVLFSVQKYGTSKVGLVVGPALFIWFCSLAGIGIYNLVKYDSSVLRAFNPIHIYYFFARNSTKAWYSLGGCLLCATGSEAMFADLCYFPVRSVQLTFVFLVLPCLLLGYLGQAAYLMENHADAGDAFYSSVPSGAFWPTFLIANIAALIASRAMTTATFSCIKQSAALGCFPRLKIVHTSRKFMGQIYIPVINWFLLAVSLVFVCTISSLDEIGNAYGIAELGVMMMTTILVTLVMLLIWQIHIIVVLCFGVVFLGLELTFFSSVLWSVTDGSWIILVFAGLMFFIMFVWNYGSKLKYETEVKQKLSMDLMRELGCNLGTIRAPGIGLLYNELVKGIPGIFGHFLTTLPAIHSMIILVSIKYVPVPMVAQSERFLFRRVCQRSYHIFRCIARYGYKDVRKENHQTFEQLLMESLEKFIRREAQERSLESDGDDDSDSEDEYSGARVLIAPNGSVYSLGVPLLADFIDTNIPIPKFEASTSEDAPESPKPPVLDAEQSLERELSFIRKAKESGVVYLLGHGDIRARKDSWFIKKLIINYFYSFLRKNCRRGITNLSVPHSHLMQVGMTYMV; translated from the exons ATGGCGAACCCTAAAACCAAGAGTTCTCATTCGCTGGGTGGCGAGGGCGATCCCGAATCATACGAATCGCGATGGGTTTTCCAGGAGGACGACGATCCCTCCGAGATCGAGGACTTCGACGCCGCCGATTTGCGCCACCAGCCTATATTTGATTCTGAGGACGAGGACAATGGCGAACATAGACTCGTTCGCACCGGTCCTCGAATCGATTCATTTGATGTCGAAGCTCTCGAGGTTCCTGGCGCCCAGAGAAACGACTACGAG GATATTAGTGTGGGGAAGGGGATTCTGTTGGCTTTTCAAACTCTCGGTGTTGTTTTTGGTGATGTTGGAACGAGTCCTTTGTATACGTTCAGTGTTATGTTCAGGAAGGCTCCTATTAATGGAAATGAAGATATTCTTGGAGCTTTATCACTTGTTTTGTACACTTTAATCTTGATTCCTTTACTGAAGTATGTGCTTGTTGTTCTTTGGGCCAATGATGACGGCGAAG GTGGTACGTTTGCATTGTACTCGTTGATTTGTCGAAATGCTAAGGTGAGTCTTCTTCCCAATCAGTTGCGATCGGATGCCCGAATATCGGGCTTTAGACTGAAGGTGCCATCTCCTGAGCTTGAAAGGTCTTTAAAAATCAAGGAAAGACTAGAGACTTCGCTGACTCTTAAGAGGATTCTACTATTATTAGTTCTTGCTGGTATTTCCATGGTGATAGCTAATGGGGTGGTTACACCGGCAATGTCAG TACTATCATCTGTTAATGGTTTGAAGGTGGGGGTAGATGCAATTAAACAAG ATGAAGTGGTGATGATTTCTGTTGCATGCCTTATCGTTTTGTTCAGTGTACAGAAATATGGAACAAGTAAAGTGGGGCTTGTTGTAGGACCTGCTTTGTTTATATGGTTTTGTTCTCTGGCGGGCATTGGTATATACAACCTTGTTAAATATGACAGCAGTGTCTTGAGGGCATTTAATCCTAttcacatatattatttctttgcAAGGAATTCAACTAAAGCGTGGTATTCTCTTGGGGGCTGTCTTCTGTGTGCAACTG GCTCCGAGGCAATGTTTGCAGATCTTTGCTATTTCCCTGTACGGTCAGTTCAG CTTACATTTGTATTTCTTGTTTTACCGTGCCTACTGTTGGGTTATTTGGGTCAAGCTGCTTACCTTATGGAAAACCATGCTGATGCTGGCGATGCCTTCTATTCTTCTGTTCCAA GTGGGGCATTCTGGCCAACTTTCCTCATTGCTAACATTGCTGCATTAATTGCAAGTCGGGCTATGACAACAGCCACATTTTCTTGTATAAAACAGTCTGCTGCACTTGGTTGTTTCCCTCGTCTTAAGATAGTTCATACCTCTCGGAAATTTATGGGACAGATCTATATCCCTGTCATAAACTGGTTTCTCTTGGCTGTTTCTTTGGTGTTTGTGTGTACTATATCCAGCCTTGATGAGATTGGAAATGCATATG GCATTGCTGAGCTGGGAGTGATGATGATGACCACTATTTTAGTAACTCTTGTTATGCTTCTTATATGGCAGATTCACATCATTGTAGTGCTGTGTTTTGGAGTAGTCTTCCTGGGATTGGAGTTGACTTTCTTTTCATCAGTTTTGTGGAGTGTAACTGATGGAAGTTGGATCATATTGGTCTTTGCTggattaatgttttttataatgtttgtaTGGAATTATGGGAGCAAGCTCAAATATGAAACTGAAGTAAAGCAAAAACTGTCAATGGATTTGATGCGAGAATTAGGCTGTAATCTTGGGACAATACGAGCTCCTGGAATTGGTTTGCTCTATAATGAGTTGGTGAAAGGAATTCCAGGCATTTTTGGCCATTTTCTAACCACGCTTCCAGCTATACACTCTATGATTATATTAGTGAGTATTAAGTATGTTCCAGTTCCTATGGTGGCTCAAAGTGAAAGGTTCCTTTTTCGGCGAGTTTGCCAGAGAAGCTATCATATATTTCGATGCATTGCCAG GTATGGTTACAAAGATGTTCGAAAAGAAAATCACCAGACTTTTGAGCAACTGTTGATGGAAAGCCTAGAGAAGTTTATACGTCGTGAAGCTCAGGAGAGGTCACTCGAGAGTGATGGGGATGATGATTCTGATTCTGAGGATGAGTACTCTGGTGCTAGGGTTCTCATTGCTCCCAATGGGAGTGTTTATTCACTTGGCGTACCTCTTCTGGCTGATTTTATTGATACAAACATACCCATACCCAAATTTGAAGCAAGCACATCTGAGGATGCACCTGAGTCTCCTAAGCCCCCAGTGCTTGATGCTGAGCAGAGTCTTGAGAGAGAGTTATCTTTTATACGCAAGGCTAAAGAATCTGGAGTGGTTTACCTTCTTGGTCATGGGGATATAAGGGCTAGGAAAGACTCATGGTTTATCAAGAAgctaattataaattatttttattcttttctgaGAAAGAACTGCCGAAGGGGGATCACAAATTTAAGTGTACCCCATTCACATTTGATGCAGGTTGGCATGACTTACATGGTTTAA
- the LOC114178194 gene encoding serine/arginine-rich splicing factor SC35 yields MSHFGRSGPPDISDTYSLLVLNITFRTTADDLFPLFDKYGKVVDIFIPKDRRTGESRGFAFVRYKYADEAQKAVDRLDGRMVDGREITVQFAKYGPNAERIHKGRIIETAQRSRYRSRSRSPRKRYRDDKDRDYRKRSRSRSYDRYERDRYRGKDRDYRHRSRSRSTSLDYKGRGRARYDDEHHSRSRSRSVDSRSPVRRSPSPRKSPSPQRSTSPQRSTSPRKSPRGESPANRSRSRSRDGRSPSPRSVSPRGRPEASRSPSPRNSNGDE; encoded by the exons ATGTCTCACTTCGGACGCTCGGGTCCCCCTGACATTTCCGACACTTACTCTCTTCTCGTTCTCAACATCACCTTCC GTACCACTGCCGATGACCTATTTCCTCTATTCGACAAGTATGGAAAGGTCGTCGACATCTTCATCCCCAAGGATCGAAG GACCGGTGAGTCGAGGGGATTTGCCTTTGTGCGTTACAAGTATGCCGACGAGGCTCAAAAGGCCGTTGATAGGCTCGACG GAAGAATGGTTGATGGTCGTGAAATAACGGTCCAGTTTGCGAAATATGGGCCTAATGCGGAGAGGAT TCACAAAGGAAGGATTATTGAAACGGCCCAGAGATCAAGGTACCGGTCAAGAAGCCGTAGTCCCAGGAAAAG GTATCGTGATGACAAAGACAGGGATTACAGGAAGCGAAGTCGCAGTAGAAGCTATGATAGGTATGAACGTGACAGGTACCGTGGGAAAGACAGAGATTATCGTCACAGAAGCAGGAGCCGTAGTACCAGTCTTGATTACAAGGGTCGTGGGAGGGCACGCTATGATGATGAGCATCACAGTAGAAGCCGGAGCAGATCAGTTGACAG tCGCTCACCTGTACGACGCAGTCCTAGTCCTAGAAAGAGTCCTTCCCCACAGCGGAGCACTTCTCCCCAAAGGAGTACTTCCCCTAGGAAAAGTCCACGGGGTGAAAGTCCAGCAAATCGTAGCCGTAGCCGTAGCCGTGATGGACGATCTCCTTCCCCGCGCAGTGTATCACCACGCGGTCGCCCTGAAGCTTCACGAAGCCCTTCCCCTCGAAATTCGAATGGTGAT GAATAA
- the LOC114179344 gene encoding heavy metal-associated isoprenylated plant protein 45-like, which produces MEVVELKVEMVCIHEKRLRKCLSKLKGIEKVEVDTNCQKVVVTGYTHKNKILKAIRRGGLKADFWSAQNELLNAYVSANYTNMRFNPFSFF; this is translated from the exons ATGGAG GTTGTTGAGTTAAAGGTGGAGATGGTTTGCATACATGAGAAAAGACTAAGGAAATGTCTCTCAAAATTGAAAG GGATAGAGAAAGTGGAGGTAGACACTAACTGCCAAAAAGTAGTAGTCACTGGATACACACACAAGAACAAAATTCTAAAGGCAATTAGGAGAGGGGGTCTCAAGGCTGATTTCTGGTCTGCTCAAAATGAGTTACTCAATGCTTATGTCAGTGCCAATTACACCAACATGAGATTCAACCCCTTCAGCTTCTTCTAG
- the LOC114176114 gene encoding uncharacterized protein LOC114176114: MSSERAGLVLGSEMMTMTGENEKGERWSGAMTNLTEMSSNLESLQKLLLTKAVFVDDDTFSKASLTADQARSIKLLQQRVETLEREVDAAITAAARARSEKRQAEAAQKAAESRAQQLTAELENTTKVFELHMEELRAKQEEIEKRDEDIKLLEAIIRTLGGKESLSTSQ, translated from the exons GGCAGGGTTGGTGCTTGGTAGTGAGATGATGACGATGACGGGAGAGAACGAGAAAGGAGAGCGATGGAGCGGAGCGATGACGAATCTGACGGAGATGTCATCGAATCTCGAATCTCTCCAGAAGCTTCTTCTCACCAAAGCCGTCTTCGTCGACGACGACACCTTCTCCAAAGCCTCCCTCACCGCCGACCAAGCTCGCTCCATCAAACTGCTCCAGCAACGAGTCGAGACCTTGGAGAGAGAGGTCGACGCCGCCATCACCGCTGCCGCTCGCGCTCGCTCCGAGAAACGACAGGCCGAGGCCGCTCAAAAAGCCGCCGAATCGCGCGCTCAACAGCTCACCGCCGAACTTGAAAACACCACAA aGGTGTTTGAGTTGCACATGGAAGAGCTGCGCGCGAAGCAAGAAGAAATCGAGAAGCGCGACGAGGACATCAAGCTTCTCGAAGCTATAATTCGAACACTTGGAGGAAAGGAATCGCTCTCTACGTCTCAGTAA